The Lewinellaceae bacterium genome has a segment encoding these proteins:
- a CDS encoding Gfo/Idh/MocA family oxidoreductase: protein MEPINTALCSFGMSGYVFHAPFINVHPLFNLYGVWERTKNEAEQQYPGVKTFRTLEELLADTHIELVVVNTPSVTHYDFAKQVLLAGKHLVVEKPFTATVQEAEELIQLAEAKNLKLSVFQNRRWDSDFRTVKKILDEGLLGAIVEAEIHFDRFSPELSPKIHKETPTPAVGGLYDLGSHLIDQALQLFGLPIALFTDLQVTRPGSQVQDYFDLKLYYPSHRVILKSSYFVREALPGFVLHGTKGSFLKSRADVQEKQLIAGKIPGTAGYGIEPETEKGLLHTEQNGKIIREQVPTLNGNYMDYYEGIYNAIRNGEPVPVSAADGMNVIRVIEAAVQSSREKRVVEL from the coding sequence ATGGAACCCATCAATACAGCTTTATGCTCTTTTGGAATGAGCGGATATGTCTTTCATGCACCCTTCATCAACGTCCATCCCCTGTTTAATTTATATGGTGTTTGGGAAAGGACTAAAAACGAAGCGGAGCAACAATACCCGGGAGTAAAAACTTTCCGGACACTGGAGGAACTGTTAGCCGATACGCACATTGAACTGGTTGTAGTCAATACCCCGAGTGTTACGCATTACGATTTTGCCAAACAGGTACTACTGGCCGGTAAACACCTGGTGGTGGAAAAACCCTTTACCGCTACCGTTCAGGAGGCAGAGGAATTAATTCAATTGGCTGAAGCGAAAAATCTAAAACTCTCCGTTTTCCAAAATCGCCGATGGGACAGTGATTTTCGTACCGTAAAAAAAATCCTGGACGAAGGCTTGCTCGGAGCAATTGTGGAGGCAGAAATCCATTTTGACCGTTTCTCCCCGGAGCTGAGTCCCAAGATCCACAAGGAGACGCCAACCCCTGCCGTCGGCGGGTTGTACGACCTCGGTTCACACCTCATTGACCAGGCGCTCCAATTGTTTGGACTGCCCATCGCTTTATTTACCGATTTACAGGTAACACGGCCCGGTTCACAAGTGCAAGATTATTTCGATCTGAAACTCTATTACCCTTCCCACCGGGTGATCCTCAAGTCGAGTTATTTTGTCCGGGAAGCCCTGCCCGGATTTGTTTTGCACGGCACCAAAGGCTCTTTTTTGAAATCCAGGGCTGATGTCCAGGAAAAACAACTCATTGCCGGAAAAATACCCGGAACAGCAGGTTATGGCATAGAACCGGAAACAGAAAAAGGATTATTGCACACAGAGCAGAATGGGAAGATTATCCGCGAACAGGTTCCCACCCTGAATGGCAATTATATGGATTATTATGAAGGGATATACAATGCGATACGAAATGGCGAGCCCGTACCTGTGTCTGCAGCCGATGGCATGAACGTGATCAGGGTGATTGAGGCGGCGGTTCAAAGCAGTAGGGAAAAGAGGGTGGTTGAGTTGTGA
- a CDS encoding EamA family transporter, protein MLRLTSKWNIGYFAECLFFAHDWRMPVAAKWWPVAEIGIFGLVGQVFMTKAFQLEKTSVLAPFKYMELVYALLLGFIFFGETYRWLPFVGILLIIRDNGGDLRPNQLFLRQLYRQYSRRSSGRLYCFYTVINIVSMIRHLMFVVFMLSFFDLVSQDSGPIYDVYAFGAMGNGIANDQKAIQKAIDTCSKTGGTVLLRNGTFLTGQLLLVSNMTLRIDSTAVILGIKSDEEIYYPHHLIETEYPNRMLEDCQRRLIYGNKVKNVIITGGGTINGQGDHAKWVNVKGLGTEKDRPSLLAFVASKNITVSNITLLYPACWTQVYIESENIIIQNIKVNTGKLSPNRDGIDIVDCHHVLIEDCYIQSEDDGICFKSGSEYGCKDVVVRRCTMDKLNVMAGNCIKLGTDGLGSFVDFEFSDLKLINAYAQTAIVIESMDGALIDNIQIRNCDIENCGQAFFILLGDRKRTVPDRKPRIGTISNVYFENIKGRRFTQQFPSIITGINGHNIQNVTFENIDLELKGGIRSTDQSVMEYEGKYPEGNRFGETNAYAFFVRHTDEVSFINCKINAEENDLRPWLIPEDVKKLIVK, encoded by the coding sequence TTGCTCCGACTCACTTCTAAATGGAATATTGGTTATTTTGCGGAGTGTTTATTTTTTGCGCACGATTGGCGGATGCCGGTGGCGGCAAAATGGTGGCCGGTTGCGGAGATCGGGATATTTGGGTTGGTCGGGCAGGTATTTATGACGAAAGCCTTTCAGTTGGAAAAAACCAGTGTACTGGCGCCTTTTAAATACATGGAACTCGTGTACGCTCTTTTGCTGGGATTTATCTTTTTCGGAGAAACCTACCGATGGCTTCCTTTTGTTGGTATTCTGCTTATTATCCGGGACAACGGAGGGGATCTGCGCCCCAATCAACTGTTCCTTCGTCAATTGTACCGGCAATACAGCAGGCGGAGTAGCGGGAGGTTATACTGTTTTTACACCGTCATAAACATTGTGAGTATGATCAGGCATTTAATGTTCGTCGTCTTTATGTTATCCTTCTTTGATCTTGTATCCCAGGATTCCGGGCCCATTTACGATGTTTATGCTTTTGGAGCCATGGGAAACGGAATAGCCAATGATCAAAAAGCCATCCAAAAAGCCATTGATACCTGTAGTAAAACCGGTGGAACGGTATTGCTGAGAAATGGAACATTCCTGACAGGTCAACTCCTGTTAGTCAGCAATATGACGTTACGAATAGATTCCACAGCAGTCATTTTGGGGATCAAATCTGATGAAGAGATTTATTATCCGCATCACCTCATCGAGACTGAATATCCTAACCGGATGTTGGAAGATTGCCAAAGAAGACTGATCTATGGAAACAAGGTGAAAAACGTGATCATCACCGGCGGCGGCACCATTAACGGGCAGGGGGATCATGCCAAATGGGTGAATGTCAAAGGATTAGGGACTGAAAAAGACCGTCCTTCCCTCCTGGCGTTTGTGGCAAGCAAAAATATTACCGTATCCAATATCACCTTACTTTATCCTGCCTGCTGGACTCAGGTTTACATCGAGTCAGAGAATATTATCATTCAAAACATCAAGGTTAATACCGGGAAATTATCTCCTAATCGGGATGGGATCGACATTGTGGACTGTCACCACGTACTGATTGAGGATTGTTATATTCAGTCGGAAGATGATGGCATCTGTTTCAAAAGTGGTAGCGAGTATGGTTGTAAGGATGTCGTGGTAAGGCGATGCACGATGGATAAACTGAATGTGATGGCTGGTAACTGTATTAAACTTGGAACCGATGGATTGGGAAGCTTCGTTGACTTTGAATTTTCCGACCTGAAATTGATAAATGCGTATGCTCAAACCGCCATCGTCATTGAATCCATGGACGGAGCTTTGATCGACAATATCCAAATCCGGAATTGTGACATTGAAAATTGTGGCCAGGCCTTTTTTATCTTGCTTGGCGACAGGAAAAGAACGGTCCCCGACCGAAAACCCCGTATTGGTACCATTTCAAATGTTTATTTTGAAAATATAAAGGGGCGTCGGTTTACCCAGCAGTTCCCTTCGATTATTACCGGAATAAACGGTCATAATATTCAAAATGTCACTTTTGAAAATATTGACCTCGAGTTAAAAGGAGGCATCCGCTCCACGGACCAAAGTGTCATGGAATACGAAGGTAAGTATCCCGAAGGCAATAGGTTCGGAGAAACCAATGCCTACGCCTTTTTTGTCAGGCACACCGATGAAGTGTCATTTATTAACTGCAAAATCAATGCGGAGGAGAATGATCTGCGTCCGTGGTTGATTCCGGAAGATGTGAAAAAGTTGATTGTCAAATAG
- a CDS encoding cellulase family glycosylhydrolase yields the protein MKFITTAFLLLILSIGLSAQNPFITVEDGKFVLDEKPYYFIGTNLWFGMWLGSAGAAGDRERLVRELDRLQALGVNNLRVTAGSEGPVDAPWRVQPAVQYEAKKYDETLLEGLDFLLAEMDKRGMKAVLVLNNFFQWSGGMAQYVSWATGEPIPYPHLEGHSWDEFQQFSAQFYSNKKAQQISKKFMKKLLRRRNSVSGIQYREDPTIMAWQLANEPRGFGQVPAYLEWADKTAGVIQRKDKNHLVSLGGEGKTSAESTGTDFENVSKSKNLDYLTAHLWAENWSWYAPDQPETFEQALVNSLAYLNDHIAIAGKLGKPLVFEEFGVSRDGRDYDPEAPTILRDQYYTFFFDVLLQNISTGSAFMGCNFWSWAGEGRPKEPGAFWKKGDPLIGDPPHESQGWYSVYEKDESTIEIIKNYAQKIKQESE from the coding sequence ATGAAATTCATCACCACCGCATTTCTTTTACTGATTTTATCTATTGGTTTGTCTGCGCAAAATCCTTTCATCACCGTTGAGGATGGAAAATTTGTATTGGATGAGAAACCTTATTATTTCATCGGCACCAATTTATGGTTTGGCATGTGGCTGGGATCAGCCGGAGCCGCCGGTGACCGGGAACGGCTGGTCAGAGAGCTGGATCGACTACAGGCCTTAGGCGTAAATAATCTAAGGGTAACAGCGGGAAGCGAAGGCCCTGTTGATGCGCCCTGGCGGGTACAACCCGCGGTGCAATATGAAGCCAAAAAATACGACGAGACCCTTTTGGAAGGGTTGGACTTTTTGCTGGCAGAAATGGATAAACGGGGAATGAAGGCCGTCCTGGTCCTGAATAATTTTTTCCAATGGTCGGGAGGAATGGCCCAATATGTTTCCTGGGCTACGGGAGAGCCTATTCCCTATCCTCATTTGGAGGGCCATAGCTGGGATGAATTCCAGCAGTTTTCTGCTCAGTTTTATTCCAACAAAAAAGCGCAGCAGATCAGCAAAAAGTTTATGAAAAAACTCCTGCGCCGCCGCAATTCAGTTTCCGGTATTCAATACCGGGAAGATCCCACTATCATGGCCTGGCAACTGGCAAATGAGCCCCGTGGGTTCGGCCAGGTACCGGCCTACCTGGAATGGGCCGACAAAACAGCCGGGGTCATCCAGCGAAAAGATAAAAATCACCTCGTCAGCCTTGGCGGCGAAGGAAAAACTTCCGCCGAAAGTACCGGGACGGATTTTGAAAACGTCAGTAAATCTAAAAATCTCGATTACCTCACGGCCCATTTATGGGCGGAAAACTGGAGCTGGTATGCTCCTGACCAACCGGAGACATTTGAACAGGCGCTGGTTAATTCTTTGGCGTATTTGAATGACCATATTGCCATTGCCGGAAAATTGGGAAAACCCCTTGTTTTTGAAGAGTTCGGCGTTTCCAGGGACGGGCGAGATTATGATCCGGAAGCACCGACCATCCTCCGGGATCAGTATTACACCTTCTTTTTTGATGTGCTTCTTCAAAATATCAGCACAGGCTCCGCATTTATGGGCTGCAACTTCTGGTCGTGGGCAGGGGAAGGAAGGCCAAAGGAACCGGGAGCCTTTTGGAAAAAAGGAGATCCGCTTATTGGAGACCCTCCCCATGAATCCCAGGGTTGGTACTCTGTTTATGAAAAGGATGAAAGTACGATCGAAATCATTAAAAACTATGCGCAAAAAATAAAACAGGAATCTGAATGA
- a CDS encoding alpha/beta hydrolase: MKLIFSTITILLLSGILNGQTRDTIYLWPDEVPGETGAKHAPIQTDNTSGDVIRLTDITNPALIVFEPDKKSDSGAGIIICPGGGYNILAIDKEGYEIAAWFNNLGHTAFVLQYRVPDKQKGALNDIQRAVRIVRDKAEYYNINTEKIGVLGFSAGGSLCARSSTMFTENSYSPIDGIDTLSCRPDFSMLIYPAYLDMGENNSLTPELTITEKTPPFFIFGTADDKYGNSSLIMAKALRDNNISVELHLLPKGGHGYGLRPGNIAAETWPSLAKDWLNKLIN; the protein is encoded by the coding sequence ATGAAACTTATTTTCTCAACGATTACGATACTACTGCTCTCAGGAATACTTAATGGTCAAACGAGAGATACGATTTATTTATGGCCGGATGAAGTGCCAGGAGAAACAGGAGCAAAACATGCCCCCATCCAAACGGATAATACAAGTGGCGATGTCATTCGATTGACGGATATTACCAACCCCGCTTTAATCGTTTTTGAACCTGACAAAAAATCTGATTCGGGAGCCGGTATAATCATTTGCCCGGGAGGTGGTTATAATATTCTGGCAATTGATAAAGAAGGTTACGAAATAGCAGCATGGTTTAATAACCTTGGGCACACCGCTTTTGTCTTGCAATATCGTGTGCCAGACAAACAAAAAGGTGCATTAAATGATATTCAGAGAGCGGTACGAATTGTCCGTGATAAGGCTGAGTACTATAACATAAATACAGAAAAAATAGGTGTGTTAGGCTTTTCTGCAGGAGGAAGTTTATGTGCCCGGTCATCAACCATGTTTACCGAAAATTCATATTCTCCAATTGATGGTATAGACACCTTGTCTTGTCGTCCGGATTTTTCAATGTTAATTTATCCGGCCTATTTGGATATGGGAGAAAATAATAGCCTTACCCCGGAATTAACCATAACGGAAAAAACACCTCCTTTTTTCATTTTTGGAACTGCCGATGATAAATATGGTAACAGTTCTTTGATCATGGCAAAAGCCCTGAGAGATAACAACATATCTGTTGAATTACACTTATTACCAAAAGGAGGACATGGTTATGGTTTGCGCCCGGGAAATATCGCTGCGGAAACATGGCCTTCACTGGCGAAAGACTGGCTAAACAAGTTAATAAACTGA
- a CDS encoding glycoside hydrolase family 88 protein has translation MKEQPRTSEGGFWHKKRYPSQMWLDGVFMGSPFYAQYTVQFEEGNYLEASGTAMFAYALAKGVNKGYLPEEYKAVANKAFDGLTRDLVKLGENGEVIITQVCAVAGLGGDPYRDGFFDR, from the coding sequence CTGAAAGAGCAACCCCGAACTTCGGAAGGCGGTTTTTGGCATAAAAAAAGATATCCGTCGCAAATGTGGCTGGATGGGGTATTTATGGGTTCGCCCTTTTATGCACAATATACCGTCCAGTTTGAAGAAGGGAATTACCTGGAAGCTTCAGGAACCGCCATGTTTGCTTACGCCCTGGCAAAAGGGGTAAACAAAGGCTATTTGCCGGAAGAATACAAAGCCGTTGCCAACAAAGCTTTTGATGGATTGACCAGAGATCTTGTTAAGCTTGGCGAAAATGGCGAGGTCATTATTACCCAGGTCTGCGCCGTAGCCGGATTAGGTGGCGATCCTTACCGGGACGGATTCTTTGACCGGTAA
- a CDS encoding LysM peptidoglycan-binding domain-containing protein yields the protein MCNRIIFLPIAWVMTCVTGLVAQIPSQAHLDYIQKYKFIAIQEMHRAGIPASITLAQGILESSAGTSWLAVEGNNHFGIKCGSDWYGETFYKKDDDRNANGDLVMSCFRKYDTPEESFVAHSDFLRHPNKPWYKPLFELSITDYVAWAKGLLQAGYATNPDYPQLLIGIIERYALQQYDADNYVLPPVANVETDFLYINGLPYVTANAGETLAVLASRIGVSVRQLIKYNDGLKDDNQNLKDRQIIFLKQKKWNNMESELPYHQVMVGETMLDISQMYGVSLFWLNYKNRMKEGMEPAPGSQIMLRGARVKVRPKLATGIEVPERPGEETDETFMDWAIDPPVNPVLPNITELPERATIPETETVPAVTVLTYTVQKGDTLWNISQRHNLTVDDLKQLNGLSNNTISIGQVLRLSK from the coding sequence ATGTGCAATCGAATCATTTTTCTCCCCATCGCATGGGTAATGACCTGCGTCACAGGCCTTGTGGCTCAAATCCCAAGCCAGGCTCATCTCGATTACATTCAAAAATACAAATTTATAGCTATCCAGGAGATGCACCGTGCAGGCATACCGGCGAGTATTACCCTGGCGCAGGGCATCCTGGAATCCAGTGCTGGAACGAGCTGGCTGGCCGTTGAAGGCAACAACCATTTTGGGATCAAATGCGGCAGCGACTGGTATGGAGAAACCTTCTACAAGAAGGACGATGATCGGAATGCCAATGGTGACCTCGTCATGTCCTGCTTTAGAAAATACGATACCCCGGAAGAGAGTTTCGTGGCGCATTCCGATTTTTTGAGGCATCCCAATAAGCCCTGGTACAAACCCTTGTTCGAACTCAGTATCACAGATTATGTGGCATGGGCCAAAGGCTTGCTCCAGGCGGGTTATGCCACCAATCCGGACTACCCGCAACTGTTGATTGGTATTATCGAGCGTTACGCACTGCAACAGTATGATGCGGATAATTATGTTTTGCCTCCGGTAGCCAATGTTGAGACTGATTTCCTCTACATCAATGGCCTGCCCTATGTGACGGCCAATGCCGGGGAAACCCTTGCAGTGCTGGCTTCCAGGATTGGCGTTTCAGTCCGTCAGTTGATTAAGTACAACGATGGTTTGAAGGATGACAATCAAAACCTTAAGGATAGGCAGATCATTTTTCTCAAGCAGAAGAAATGGAACAATATGGAAAGTGAGTTGCCTTACCACCAGGTGATGGTCGGGGAGACGATGCTGGATATCTCACAGATGTATGGCGTCAGTTTATTCTGGCTGAACTATAAAAACAGGATGAAGGAAGGCATGGAACCCGCTCCCGGAAGCCAGATCATGCTGCGGGGAGCACGGGTAAAAGTAAGGCCAAAGCTGGCCACCGGAATCGAAGTGCCCGAAAGACCCGGGGAGGAAACCGATGAAACTTTTATGGACTGGGCCATCGATCCACCCGTTAATCCTGTTTTGCCCAATATTACCGAACTGCCGGAAAGGGCGACCATTCCGGAAACGGAAACGGTTCCTGCAGTAACGGTTTTGACCTACACAGTCCAAAAAGGAGATACCTTATGGAATATTTCCCAGAGGCATAATCTGACGGTCGATGATCTTAAACAGTTGAATGGTCTTTCAAACAATACCATCAGCATCGGGCAGGTATTACGGTTGAGCAAGTAA
- a CDS encoding gliding motility-associated C-terminal domain-containing protein — protein sequence MYKTLLNALFFFLLVVPVSGQEILNTSNNWYFGDRAGLDFNTSPPTVLTDGQLDTQEGVATISDNNGALLFYTDGVTVWDQTHQIMPGANGVLNGHFSSTQSSIIIPNIGNNHLYYIFTTDELGGSDGLAYTTIDMSLPGNGSAGTPLGDVIPGTLNIQLSTPVTEKLTGVLKPDCTGYWVIAHGWNNNRFLVYEVTSDGVNPVPVISNVGNIHSGGSNNNNAVGYMKISSDGQKLALVNRANGTIDVYDFNNVNGAVSNEVEIVPNDPLTYGIEFSPGGHYLYIGGEFLVSRYEFGSGTLTDVPIDDPFAWGGSEVVRALQLGPDENIYISVRYSEYLSAIYDPDGMNPTISAYAIFLDPDNTGRNCRFGLPNIFYRDFSPNAGTGITLNTCPGGEVFYNGSFYPEGSVNEISLMGTNGCDSSVILTVEPFVVSNEIIETTTCEGHFYDFNGNLIEAGSQQTFTFSDANGCDSVVTVVVNISDEESDLAISLCPGETYLFNNAIYTAGTDTTFFFQNANGCDSLINLTVSASSEVNFSLNTENACWNMNTGSISAQDINGGVPPYTFSLDGQPFVAQPVFENLPSGVYTFFVRDANQCLFEQTIEIAETNELQIEVTDPVFPCDLDSLIISVNLLSGDPNGISWNWSNGSDQQQTTIFQTGTYSLIMSNPCQTLETTINVQREGENPENFFYIPNVFSPNGDGFNDRFEISPKKDLEVVDFEIHIFNRWGDLLFESRDLDFSWDGSFLATKMNNGVYVWWISATVISCHEPIEIFDKGDVAVIR from the coding sequence ATGTACAAAACACTTTTGAATGCCTTATTTTTCTTTTTGTTGGTAGTACCTGTTTCAGGCCAGGAAATCCTGAACACTTCAAACAACTGGTATTTTGGTGACCGGGCAGGGCTGGATTTCAACACCTCCCCACCGACAGTGCTTACCGATGGCCAATTGGACACCCAAGAGGGCGTTGCCACCATTTCCGACAATAACGGAGCCTTGTTGTTTTATACGGACGGCGTAACCGTCTGGGATCAAACCCACCAAATCATGCCGGGGGCCAACGGAGTGCTTAATGGCCACTTTTCTTCCACACAGTCCTCGATCATCATCCCCAATATCGGCAACAACCACCTGTACTATATTTTTACAACGGACGAACTGGGCGGCAGCGACGGTCTGGCTTACACCACCATCGATATGTCGCTCCCGGGCAACGGTTCTGCGGGGACTCCTCTGGGGGATGTAATCCCCGGAACGCTCAATATTCAACTATCCACTCCCGTCACCGAAAAACTCACCGGGGTTCTGAAACCCGACTGTACCGGGTATTGGGTCATCGCCCATGGCTGGAACAACAACCGGTTTTTGGTGTACGAGGTAACTTCTGATGGGGTAAACCCTGTTCCGGTGATCAGCAATGTCGGAAACATCCATTCCGGGGGTAGTAACAACAACAATGCTGTTGGTTACATGAAAATTTCATCCGATGGACAAAAACTTGCGCTGGTCAACAGGGCCAACGGAACAATCGATGTGTATGATTTCAACAATGTCAACGGTGCTGTATCCAATGAGGTCGAAATTGTTCCCAATGATCCTTTGACCTATGGCATTGAATTTTCGCCTGGAGGCCATTACCTCTATATCGGGGGAGAATTTCTTGTTTCGAGATACGAATTTGGTTCCGGGACCCTGACTGACGTTCCGATAGACGATCCCTTCGCCTGGGGTGGCTCGGAAGTGGTTCGTGCGCTGCAACTCGGCCCTGATGAGAACATCTATATTTCCGTCAGATACAGCGAGTATTTGAGTGCCATTTATGACCCGGATGGGATGAACCCCACTATAAGCGCCTACGCCATTTTTCTCGACCCCGATAATACAGGCAGGAATTGCCGATTCGGATTGCCAAATATTTTTTACCGCGACTTCAGTCCAAACGCGGGAACCGGCATTACCCTAAACACCTGCCCCGGGGGAGAGGTATTTTATAACGGCAGTTTTTACCCGGAAGGTTCCGTCAATGAAATCAGCCTCATGGGAACCAACGGTTGTGATTCTTCGGTGATATTAACCGTTGAACCTTTTGTTGTTTCCAACGAAATAATCGAGACAACAACCTGTGAAGGCCATTTTTATGACTTCAATGGAAACTTAATTGAAGCAGGCAGCCAGCAAACGTTTACTTTTTCCGATGCAAACGGCTGTGATTCTGTCGTTACCGTGGTAGTGAACATCAGTGATGAAGAATCGGATCTGGCGATCAGTCTGTGTCCTGGGGAAACCTACCTGTTCAATAATGCCATTTATACAGCAGGTACGGACACCACATTTTTCTTTCAGAATGCAAACGGCTGTGATTCCCTTATTAATCTAACCGTTTCAGCCAGCTCGGAAGTGAATTTTAGTTTAAATACAGAAAACGCCTGCTGGAATATGAATACGGGAAGCATTTCGGCTCAGGACATAAACGGTGGGGTGCCTCCTTATACATTTTCTTTGGATGGCCAGCCTTTTGTGGCGCAACCTGTTTTCGAAAACCTCCCATCCGGAGTATATACCTTTTTTGTGCGTGATGCCAATCAATGCCTGTTCGAACAAACTATTGAAATAGCAGAGACCAATGAACTTCAAATCGAAGTGACCGATCCGGTCTTTCCCTGCGATTTGGACAGCCTCATAATTTCCGTGAACCTGCTCAGCGGGGACCCTAACGGCATTTCGTGGAACTGGTCCAACGGATCTGATCAGCAACAGACAACCATTTTCCAGACAGGAACCTATTCATTGATCATGAGTAATCCATGCCAAACATTGGAAACAACCATAAACGTACAACGTGAAGGAGAGAATCCGGAAAATTTTTTTTACATCCCCAATGTATTTTCACCTAATGGTGATGGCTTCAACGACCGGTTTGAGATATCTCCAAAAAAAGACCTGGAAGTAGTGGATTTTGAAATCCACATATTCAATCGTTGGGGAGACCTGCTTTTTGAATCCAGGGACCTGGATTTTTCCTGGGACGGCAGTTTTTTAGCCACAAAAATGAACAACGGGGTTTATGTCTGGTGGATCAGTGCTACAGTCATTTCCTGCCATGAACCCATTGAAATTTTTGACAAAGGCGATGTCGCGGTGATCCGGTAA
- a CDS encoding Glu/Leu/Phe/Val dehydrogenase yields MTTKTYNPFQTAQKQFDRAADLLELNTATREFLRNPMREFHFTIPVHMDDGTKQIFRGFRIQHNDARGPAKGGIRFHPMETVDTVRALSMWMTWKTSVVDIPLGGGKGGVICDPHHLSPFEQEQICRGWIRQIVKNIGPFTDIPAPDVMTNAQHMLWMLDEFETITGAKYPGVITGKPIGMGGSQGRTEATGYGTIITVREALKELNIKPEDTTASFQGFGNVSQYAIELYEKMGGKALCVSSWDNEEKQSNSFRKIDGIDLEELRSIADTFGGIDKVKAKALGYEVLPGEAWLEQEVDILVPAALENQITGENAEKISKRVKIIAEGANGPTAPEADIILNKKNIFIVPDFLANAGGVICSYFEQVQNNMNYYWEKDEVLAKLDVKMTTAFAAVSDFSKQNDLGMRDAAYAISVDRVARACHVRGWV; encoded by the coding sequence ATGACTACGAAAACTTATAATCCGTTTCAAACCGCACAAAAACAGTTTGACCGGGCAGCTGATTTACTCGAATTAAACACAGCGACACGCGAATTTTTACGTAACCCGATGCGTGAATTTCATTTTACTATTCCGGTACATATGGATGACGGTACGAAACAAATTTTCCGTGGATTTAGAATACAACATAACGATGCCCGCGGTCCTGCCAAAGGAGGTATTCGATTTCACCCGATGGAAACAGTTGATACCGTAAGAGCTTTGTCGATGTGGATGACCTGGAAGACCTCGGTGGTCGATATCCCATTGGGAGGAGGAAAAGGTGGCGTCATTTGTGATCCCCACCATTTGAGTCCATTTGAACAAGAACAAATATGCAGGGGGTGGATTCGTCAAATTGTAAAAAATATAGGGCCTTTTACCGACATCCCCGCTCCTGATGTCATGACGAACGCTCAACATATGCTTTGGATGCTCGATGAATTTGAAACGATTACCGGGGCGAAATATCCGGGTGTTATTACAGGGAAGCCCATTGGTATGGGAGGATCTCAAGGAAGAACAGAGGCAACAGGTTATGGTACCATTATTACTGTCAGAGAGGCTTTGAAAGAATTAAATATTAAACCCGAGGATACCACAGCCAGTTTCCAGGGATTTGGGAATGTCTCTCAATACGCCATTGAGTTATATGAAAAAATGGGGGGTAAAGCCTTGTGCGTTTCTTCCTGGGATAATGAAGAAAAACAGAGCAACTCTTTTAGGAAAATAGATGGCATCGATCTTGAGGAATTACGCAGCATAGCGGACACTTTTGGCGGTATTGATAAAGTTAAAGCTAAAGCGTTAGGTTATGAAGTTTTACCAGGCGAAGCATGGCTGGAACAGGAGGTAGATATCCTTGTGCCGGCAGCATTGGAAAATCAAATTACCGGAGAAAATGCTGAAAAAATAAGTAAGCGAGTAAAAATAATAGCCGAAGGAGCCAATGGACCTACGGCTCCTGAAGCAGATATCATTTTAAATAAAAAGAACATTTTCATTGTCCCGGATTTTCTTGCGAATGCCGGTGGTGTTATTTGCAGCTATTTTGAACAAGTGCAAAATAATATGAACTATTATTGGGAAAAGGATGAGGTGCTTGCCAAATTAGATGTAAAAATGACTACAGCCTTTGCGGCGGTGAGTGATTTTTCCAAACAAAATGATTTGGGCATGAGAGATGCAGCCTATGCCATTTCTGTTGACAGAGTTGCACGGGCATGCCATGTAAGAGGTTGGGTTTGA